Proteins encoded within one genomic window of Paraglaciecola psychrophila 170:
- a CDS encoding EAL domain-containing protein, protein MHIFYLSTFRSFLLSMLLGLFLVPYSHAANNVFVKYSKSEGLVQNTVTNSLEDADGFMWFSTFEGLSRFDGYDFKNYRHSRKDPHSLPDNFTKKLLLDSNQNLWVATKNGLAKYNPLKDNFTNYNKDNSELKNNEIFTIALNQDGKLLVSTAENLYLYDGLADSFLPFTVNGESLPADIKVIFSEQDKTWLGTLANGIFILEHSSNTLFSLKKANPWNLNINANYLMDFKKIEDNYWLGTDIGAYIVDAKLTSIQLLNTQSTPSIIGNVIRSILQNQNGNIWLGTETGINILNSKNELLIAYDAQNSMNFGLESSYILSLYKDSNDSIWLGTFAGGLYRYNADGSEIKLFNEERTKIPDVSQISELSLSGRSGQSGQSGLPGNIIWGISEDTKGKIWIGTQSNGLSQLNPKNYVFRTFLSEFEHSIWAVKVDELDQIWIASSGGLFIYKQSSETELTLVKILFPEINIDKLNYFFGRMWLRTENGIVNWIDPINLQINEIDLAGSKINYIEPLYVDLDKNLWLNTNLGMVLYNLDSTMVKQLIIELETSVRGFNSVIEVDNGFWLSSLTQGIIKLEKSSYSVAKRLSNENGLASNQILKSIKIKDSIWISHVYGGIDEISLETGEVLQNIASSRLGFNELNEDSGLLSTEGKIFFGGTDGLLMFDPDKLSIAVMLSLSNLSAEKLSIELKKQKLNDNQVKKSKAATITQLRLFNLPISVHSDNSPLVKPINLSNSIDLPNESSMLSIKFAQLNPVNPEAVKYRYKMLGLSEQWIETDIESLRRAQFSYLEFGSYEFVVQSKDPLAPWSEPKSLQINIAPPFWLEQNAIILYAILSVLILLYWFKQVRSRNAIRRSILENEERLKLTLWSSGDELWDWDIYQGQVFRSNTWGTLDFPQDDIRVNSSYEANIHPNDIQRVQQSLNEHLSEKTEHYEITYRAKTYKGDWLWVLDRGKVVARDSNHQPQRMTGTLKNISHLKEAEEQLKLFKRSIETISDGVFITDTSFKFISVNNSYCKYTGETREQALASYLTFHQYPGAFTEEVKKSLQQKGNWSGEVESRRGAGEKYEMDLNVDAITDEDGKISHYVGVFSDITSRKVTEKELLKLSNTDPLTDLPNRSFFQASHSNIVRRDTQHALICMDMDNFKKINDSLGHQTGDVLIKQIAKRLQKMAGTKATCYRLGGDEFSILIDNSTDIHHITHFAQTILDNMARPFIINKQEFVLGASLGIAFYPEDGRNPQELLKNADTAMYFAKNAGGNKYQFFSGEMNQNAVRQLQIENLIRHGLKEDLFTVFYQPKVDIASGKLVSMEALVRYEHPEKGLVSPAQFIPLAEQTGQIIEIGEVVLRKACEDTKRWVDAGLFTGRVAVNIAARQFEIPDLDERIMSILQKSGLSALHLECEITEGTLMQSPENALRMMQRLRERGIHLALDDFGTGYSSLAYLKRFPINTLKIDKAFIDDIATSAEDRHMAQAIITIAHNLGLKVVAEGVEHENQLSILRRYKCEMLQGYLYSKPLNAVRFERLLKENHELQKVIQNSSI, encoded by the coding sequence TTGCATATTTTTTATTTATCAACATTCCGCAGTTTTTTATTGTCTATGTTACTGGGGCTTTTTTTGGTCCCTTATTCCCATGCAGCAAACAATGTATTTGTTAAGTATTCTAAATCTGAAGGCTTAGTACAAAACACCGTAACCAATAGCCTAGAAGATGCTGACGGGTTTATGTGGTTTTCTACTTTTGAAGGCTTGAGCCGTTTTGATGGTTATGACTTCAAAAATTATAGACACTCTAGAAAAGATCCCCATTCATTGCCAGACAACTTCACTAAAAAACTACTCTTGGACTCCAATCAAAATCTATGGGTTGCCACCAAAAATGGACTGGCTAAATACAATCCATTAAAAGATAATTTTACAAATTATAATAAAGATAATAGTGAGTTAAAGAACAATGAAATCTTTACTATTGCCCTTAATCAAGATGGAAAATTATTAGTTTCCACTGCTGAAAATCTTTATCTTTATGATGGTCTAGCTGATTCGTTTTTGCCTTTCACAGTAAATGGTGAAAGCCTGCCTGCAGACATTAAAGTAATCTTTAGTGAGCAAGATAAAACATGGTTGGGCACTTTAGCGAACGGTATTTTTATTCTTGAACATTCCTCGAATACATTATTTAGTTTGAAAAAAGCGAATCCATGGAATCTTAATATAAATGCTAACTACTTAATGGACTTTAAAAAAATTGAAGATAACTATTGGCTTGGGACTGACATTGGGGCTTATATTGTTGATGCTAAGCTTACTTCCATTCAGCTTTTAAATACTCAAAGCACCCCATCCATCATTGGTAACGTAATAAGAAGTATACTACAAAATCAAAATGGTAATATTTGGCTTGGTACCGAAACAGGGATCAACATTTTAAACTCTAAAAATGAACTTTTAATCGCATATGATGCCCAGAACAGTATGAATTTTGGGTTAGAAAGCTCCTATATTTTAAGTCTATATAAAGATTCAAATGATTCAATTTGGCTAGGCACCTTTGCAGGGGGATTATATAGATATAACGCTGATGGCTCAGAAATAAAGCTTTTTAACGAAGAGCGTACTAAAATTCCTGACGTGTCTCAAATTTCTGAACTGTCACTGTCTGGAAGGTCTGGACAGTCTGGACAGTCTGGACTGCCTGGAAACATAATTTGGGGAATATCTGAAGATACTAAGGGCAAAATATGGATAGGCACTCAATCCAACGGACTAAGCCAACTTAACCCTAAGAACTATGTTTTTCGAACATTTTTGAGCGAATTTGAACACAGTATATGGGCTGTAAAAGTTGATGAATTAGATCAAATTTGGATTGCCAGCTCTGGTGGACTTTTTATTTATAAACAATCAAGCGAAACGGAATTAACCTTAGTTAAAATTCTTTTCCCTGAAATAAATATTGATAAGTTAAACTATTTTTTTGGCCGTATGTGGCTGCGAACTGAAAATGGCATAGTTAATTGGATTGATCCAATTAACTTACAAATCAATGAGATTGATTTAGCCGGCAGTAAAATAAATTACATTGAACCCCTTTATGTGGACCTCGATAAAAATCTTTGGCTCAATACCAATTTAGGCATGGTGTTATATAACCTTGACAGTACAATGGTTAAGCAACTAATCATAGAACTGGAGACATCTGTTAGGGGCTTTAATTCTGTAATAGAAGTCGATAATGGCTTTTGGTTGTCATCTCTAACTCAAGGCATCATTAAACTTGAAAAATCATCCTACAGTGTAGCCAAAAGACTAAGTAACGAAAATGGCTTAGCAAGCAATCAGATCCTCAAGTCCATTAAAATTAAAGATAGTATTTGGATATCACACGTATATGGTGGAATAGATGAAATCTCACTTGAAACAGGTGAGGTCTTACAAAACATTGCTTCTTCAAGGCTGGGATTCAACGAGTTAAACGAAGATTCGGGGTTACTTTCTACAGAAGGTAAGATATTTTTTGGCGGTACTGATGGTTTGTTAATGTTCGATCCAGACAAACTATCTATTGCAGTCATGCTAAGCCTATCGAATTTGTCGGCAGAAAAATTGTCTATTGAACTTAAAAAACAGAAACTAAATGACAACCAAGTCAAAAAAAGTAAAGCGGCTACTATTACCCAACTACGCTTATTTAACCTACCGATCTCTGTTCACTCAGATAATTCACCACTTGTAAAACCGATCAATTTATCAAATAGTATCGATTTGCCAAATGAATCGTCGATGTTAAGCATTAAGTTTGCACAACTGAACCCAGTTAACCCAGAGGCAGTTAAATATCGCTACAAGATGCTAGGATTGTCAGAACAATGGATAGAGACTGATATCGAATCGTTGCGACGTGCTCAGTTTTCATACTTAGAATTTGGCAGTTATGAATTTGTTGTACAGAGTAAAGATCCATTAGCGCCTTGGTCCGAGCCAAAATCGCTGCAAATCAACATCGCTCCACCATTCTGGCTAGAACAAAACGCCATAATTTTATATGCAATACTGAGCGTTCTGATTTTACTTTATTGGTTTAAACAAGTTCGCTCAAGAAATGCAATACGCCGCTCCATACTTGAAAATGAAGAGCGATTAAAGCTGACGCTTTGGAGCAGTGGTGACGAACTCTGGGATTGGGATATTTATCAGGGACAAGTGTTTCGTTCTAACACTTGGGGTACCTTAGACTTCCCCCAAGATGATATTAGAGTCAACAGCTCTTACGAAGCCAATATCCATCCTAACGATATTCAACGTGTACAACAGTCTTTAAATGAACATCTCAGCGAAAAAACGGAACATTACGAAATCACTTATCGCGCTAAAACATACAAAGGTGACTGGTTGTGGGTGCTTGACCGAGGCAAGGTAGTAGCCCGAGACAGCAATCATCAACCACAAAGGATGACTGGCACATTAAAAAATATCAGCCATTTAAAAGAGGCTGAGGAGCAGCTTAAATTATTTAAGCGTTCTATCGAAACCATATCAGATGGTGTATTTATCACCGACACCTCGTTCAAATTTATTTCAGTGAATAATTCCTATTGTAAATACACGGGCGAAACCCGTGAACAAGCCTTAGCCAGTTATTTAACCTTTCACCAGTATCCCGGCGCTTTCACCGAAGAAGTCAAAAAATCATTGCAGCAAAAAGGCAATTGGTCTGGTGAAGTAGAGTCTCGCCGTGGAGCCGGCGAAAAATATGAGATGGATTTAAATGTTGATGCTATCACTGATGAGGATGGCAAAATCAGTCATTATGTGGGGGTTTTCTCAGACATCACTTCTCGTAAAGTCACAGAAAAAGAGCTGCTCAAATTATCAAATACCGACCCCTTAACCGATTTACCTAACCGGTCATTCTTTCAAGCGAGCCATAGCAACATTGTGCGCAGGGATACTCAACATGCATTGATATGTATGGACATGGACAATTTCAAAAAAATCAACGACTCGTTGGGCCACCAAACAGGCGATGTACTGATTAAACAAATCGCTAAGCGACTCCAAAAAATGGCCGGAACGAAAGCCACGTGTTACCGATTAGGTGGTGATGAGTTCAGTATATTGATTGATAATTCCACAGACATTCACCATATCACTCACTTTGCGCAAACCATATTAGATAATATGGCAAGACCTTTTATTATTAACAAACAGGAATTTGTACTGGGCGCCAGTTTAGGTATTGCCTTCTATCCGGAAGACGGCAGAAACCCACAAGAACTCCTAAAAAATGCAGACACAGCCATGTATTTTGCTAAAAATGCAGGGGGCAATAAGTACCAATTCTTCAGCGGTGAGATGAACCAAAATGCAGTGCGCCAATTACAAATAGAAAATCTCATAAGGCATGGCTTAAAAGAAGATTTATTTACGGTTTTTTATCAACCTAAAGTCGACATCGCCAGTGGTAAATTAGTTAGCATGGAAGCCCTAGTACGTTACGAACACCCTGAAAAAGGCTTAGTCAGCCCGGCTCAATTTATCCCCTTAGCCGAGCAGACTGGACAAATCATTGAAATTGGTGAAGTAGTTCTCAGAAAGGCTTGTGAAGACACGAAACGCTGGGTTGATGCAGGTCTGTTTACTGGACGTGTTGCCGTGAATATTGCAGCCAGGCAATTTGAAATCCCAGATTTAGATGAACGTATTATGAGTATTTTACAAAAATCGGGCTTGTCTGCCCTACATTTAGAATGTGAAATAACCGAAGGCACCTTGATGCAAAGTCCTGAAAATGCCCTAAGAATGATGCAGCGCCTGCGTGAGCGTGGCATACACTTAGCATTGGATGACTTTGGCACAGGCTACTCATCACTTGCATATTTGAAACGTTTTCCGATCAACACCTTAAAAATTGATAAAGCCTTTATCGACGACATAGCCACTAGCGCCGAAGACCGACATATGGCACAAGCCATTATTACCATCGCCCATAATCTTGGCTTAAAAGTAGTGGCTGAAGGGGTGGAACATGAGAATCAACTATCAATCTTGCGACGTTATAAATGTGAAATGTTGCAGGGCTACCTTTACAGTAAACCTTTAAACGCTGTCAGATTTGAACGTTTACTCAAAGAAAATCATGAACTGCAAAAAGTCATTCAAAACTCCAGTATATAG